A genomic stretch from Erigeron canadensis isolate Cc75 chromosome 9, C_canadensis_v1, whole genome shotgun sequence includes:
- the LOC122581311 gene encoding nuclear transport factor 2-like: MATPFHLPVTAAQVGTYFVGHYYQVLQTQPDYVHQFYTERSTLLRVDGHNRETATSMLQIHAIVMSLNYTGIEIKTVHALESWDRGVLVLVAGSVHVKDYNGRRTFVQTFFLAPQEKGYFVLNDIFHFTDDQPFHHPVAYVTQNDLVSKMNGSIVIQEQASSYMVGGDVQAFVPPTTVAENGNVNNYSFQEQQLQVPESESVLKDNYAAQTNGSVPNTLKLQDHSTPVVEVVGEPQKHTYASILQVAKGHSAQSAPREQPVTKSKSPSELNHVIEQPAQQSTSAQTAERSGAEAMEDISMADDEGEMKSVYVKNVPSTANPSDIEVVFKKFGKIRQDGVAIRTRKDLNVCYAFVEYEDMTGVNNAIKASTAEICGKQVYIEGRRANRSNVYRGGRERGRGRGGYQADGRGRFGGRNYSRSNGHDGNDHRDHNRTRGNGYYRQTSRQDQNYSNSQQAPKNGHITSD; the protein is encoded by the exons atggctACTCCGTTTCATCTACCCGTCACTGCTGCTCAG GTGGGTACGTATTTCGTAGGACATTATTATCAGGTCCTGCAAACGCAACCAGATTATGTTCACCAGTTTTATACCGAAAGAAGTACGTTGCTTCGTGTTGACGGTCATAACAGAGAGACTGCTACTTCCATGCTG CAAATCCATGCAATTGTCATGTCTCTTAATTACACTGGAATAGAAATCAAGACTGTGCATGCCCTTGAATCCTGGGATAGAGGCGTTCTTGTACTGGTTGCTGGTTCAGTGCATGTAAAAGATTACAATGGCCGGAGGACTTTTGTGCAGACATTTTTCCTGGCACCGCAAGAGAAAGGTTACTTTGTCCTGAATGATATCTTCCACTTCACTGATGACCAGCCATTTCATCATCCTGTTGCGTATGTGACTCAAAATGATCTTGTATCCAAGATGAATGGATCAATTGTTATCCAGGAACAAG CATCAAGCTACATGGTGGGAGGTGATGTGCAGGCATTTGTGCCGCCGACGACCGTTGCAGAAAATGGTAATGTGAACAATTACTCTTTCCAAGAGCAACAGTTGCAAGTCCCCGAGTCTGAAAGCGTTCTTAAAGACAACTATGCTGCTCAGACAAATGGTTCTGTCCCAAATACGCTGAAACTACAAGACCATTCAACTCCGGTTGTAGAAGTTGTAGGAGAGCCTCAAAAGCATACTTATGCTTCCATT TTGCAAGTTGCCAAAGGTCATTCTGCACAATCAGCACCAAGAGAGCAGCCTGTAACGAAGAGTAAATCTCCTTCAGAGTTGAATCATGTAATAGAGCAACCTGCACAGCAGTCTACTTCTGCTCAAACTGCTGAAAGATCTGGGGCTGAGGCAATGGAAGATATATCCATGGCCGATGATGAAG GTGAGATGAAGTCTGTTTATGTGAAAAATGTTCCATCTACTGCAAATCCTTCTGATATTGAGGTGGTATTCAAGAAATTTGGTAAGATCAGGCAAGATGGTGTTGCTATCAGAACCAGAAAG GATCTGAACGTGTGCTATGCATTTGTCGAATATGAAGACATGACTGGCGTTAACAATGCTATCAAG GCTTCGACTGCTGAGATTTGTGGGAAGCAGGTATACATTGAAGGAAGGCGGGCCAATAGGAGCAATGTGTACCGAGGTGGAA GAGAAAGAGGAAGAGGCAGGGGTGGCTACCAAGCAGATGGAAGAGGGCGTTTTGGAGGCAGAAACTATAGCCGATCGAATGGCCATGATGGCAATGATCATCGTGATCACAACCGAACAAGAGGCAATGGTTACTATCGTCAAACATCACGTCAAGACCAGAACTATTCCAACTCTCAGCAGGCTCCTAAAAATGGTCACATTACATCGGATTGA
- the LOC122581312 gene encoding uncharacterized protein LOC122581312 produces the protein MLHTEPSFSVYADGEGLIDVGKRDTKGSGEFSFGEIMGFENLGIVEKEDVKENYMKLVDEDPSNPLFLKNYAHILKSNGDLNGAEEYYFRATQADPKDGEILMQYAKLIWELHHDQDRASGYFEAAVLAAPQDCDVLAAYARFLWEIDDDTENNEAATPTKESLAVDENCREPLLLRNHAQFLQETKGDFKGAEEYYSRAVQADPGDGQLVSQYAQLVWELYHDQHKASGYFEQAVEAAPTNSDVLAAYAKFLWEADEEASDKQAEKL, from the exons atgttgcaTACAGAGCCATCTTTTTCTGTATATGCAGATGGAGAGGGGTTAATTGATGTTGGAAAAAGGGATACAAAAGGGAGTGGTGAGTTCAGTTTTGGAGAGATAATGGGATTTGAGAATTTGGGCATTGTAGAAAAAGAAGATGTTAAAGAGAATTATATGAAGTTGGTTGATGAAGATCCTTCAAACCCTTTGTTCTTGAAGAATTATGCTCATATTTTGAAG TCGAATGGGGATCTTAATGGAGCTGAGGAATACTACTTCCGTGCTACACAGGCAGATCCTAAAGATGGTGAAATCCTAATGCAGTATGCTAAATTGATATGGGAGCTTCATCATGACCAAGATAGAGCCTCAGGTTATTTTGAGGCTGCTGTTCTTGCCGCTCCTCAAGACTG TGATGTTCTTGCAGCATATGCACGCTTCCTCTGGGAAATAGATGACGACACAGAGAATAATGAGGCAGCTACACCCACTAAG GAATCTTTGGCAGTAGATGAAAATTGCCGTGAGCCTTTGCTTCTTAGAAACCACGCCCAGTTTCTTCAAGAG ACCAAGGGAGACTTTAAAGGAGCCGAGGAGTATTACTCACGTGCAGTGCAAGCCGATCCTGGGGACGGCCAATTGGTTTCACAATACGCTCAATTGGTGTGGGAACTTTACCACGATCAACACAAAGCCTCTGGTTACTTTGAACAAGCAGTAGAAGCTGCTCCAACCAATAG TGATGTTCTTGCTGCATATGCCAAGTTTCTTTGGGAAGCAGATGAGGAAGCCAGTGACAAACAAGCAGAAAAGCTTTGA
- the LOC122582217 gene encoding kinesin-like protein KIN-10A, translating to MAPLHPPTTPSSKSNHSTPFSSSKSNHSNHQIIKTPHSKNRLNFNSMKPSPNPTSSTLDHPVEVVARIRDYPDRIQHLSVLQPHELGIRVRTDIGYRDFTLDGVSFSESQDLDGFYKSYIQSRIEGVKKGDTCTIMTYGPTGSGKSHTMFGSFKQQQEGIVYHSLKEILDDQPQNAGFVQVTVLEIYNEEIYDLLSTNTNTNTAGWSRSNNSSKVKLEVMGKKAKNATFISGTEAGKISKEIQKVEKRRIIKSTFCNERSSRSHCMIILDVPTVGGRLMLVDMAGSENIEQAGQVGFEAKMQTAKINQGNVALKRVVESIANGDSHVPFRDSKLTMLLQDSFEDDKSKILMILCASPDPKEMHKTISTLEYGAKAKCIVRGPHTPIKAEDSSSSDVVLGSRIAAMDQFISKLQMENKIREKEKLEANKQLLKKEEEIAGLRAKLAEAEEKKSEEEINIKVNNMLREELEKKIHECQKMADQVVEMERRKMEQKMLQQQKELEVLRRRLEEIESELTCSNENRYKNVPSSSTEGSNFAKKLMDMYADEDPGMEKSMDLDKSLDMEMGKRDHKANNSSSIQAILGYPFMENLKNEEYEDNVYVPSLTSKTYLSTVFEEDEEEEQEQTEEVQKEVIEEKRVYLDSVKNSPTPALKFDIDSLLAPSDSECTGQDSASSRHLRIQNIFTLCGNYRELSRTATPLPATNKSTESPLDKAEVKQSLVDKMTSHAVSDSKENCSPLSCSNDKTDVVEVVVKWEAASTENGGKVITTVRLVKDATLADLRKLIEIYLAADNQAFTFLALGEDPTCAPVAKEEEACMLASKLPTCSTAQMKRQYLACLRPGKKLSSNPIPITSLEHKLPFNSPENKLPFTSLENKLPFTSLENKLPFTSLENKLPFTSLENKVTSVSSDSFSPNLAALPHF from the exons ATGGCTCCTCTTCATCCTCCAACAACACCTTCTTCGAAATCGAATCATAGTACGCCTTTTTCGTCTTCAAAATCGAACCATAGtaatcatcaaataataaaaacaccTCATTCGAAAAATCGTCTCAATTTCAATTCAATGAAACCCTCCCCAAACCCTACTAGTTCTACTCTCGATCACCCGGTAGAAGTTGTCGCCCGAATAAGGGACTATCCCGATCGTATACAGCACCTTTCTGTTTTGCAGCCTCATGAATTAGGAATTAGAGTTAGAACGGATATCGGGTATAGGGATTTCACCCTAGATGGTGTTTCTTTCTCTGAAAGCCAAGATCTTGATGGGTTTTATAAGAGTTACATACAATCAAGAATTGAAGGGGTAAAAAAGGGGGATACCTGTACCATTATGACGTACGGCCCAACAGGATCCGGGAAATCCCATACGATGTTTGGTAGTTTCAAGCAGCAGCAAGAAGGGATTGTTTACCATTCGTTGAAGGAAATTTTGGATGATCAACCGCAAAATGCGGGTTTTGTCCAAGTTACTGTTCTGGAAATCTACAACGAGGAAATCTATGATCTATTGTCTACTAACACCAACACAAATACGGCTGGTTGGTCCAGATCCAACAATTCTTCCAAG GTTAAATTAGAAGTAATGGGAAAGAAGGCAAAGAATGCCACTTTCATCTCTGGAACCGAAGCAGGGAAGATATCCAAAGAGATTCAGAAGGTTGAGAAGCGCAGAATTATTAAAAGCACCTTTTGCAATGAAAGAAGCTCCAGGAGTCACTGCATG ATAATTCTTGATGTGCCAACTGTGGGTGGACGCCTAATGCTTGTCGACATGGCTGGATCTGAAAATATAGAACAAGCTGGTCAAGTTGGATTCGAAGCCAAAATGCAG ACCGCAAAGATCAATCAGGGTAATGTAGCATTGAAGAGAGTGGTAGAGTCTATTGCGAATGGTGATTCACATGTTCCATTCAGAGATAGCAAGTTAACCATGCTTTTGCAG GACTCATTTGAAGATGACAAGTCGAAGATTCTTATGATTTTATGTGCGAGCCCAGATCCCAAGGAAATGCATAAAACGATTTCAACACTGGAATATGGTGCAAAAGCCAAATGCATTGTGCGTGGACCTCATACACCAATTAAGGCAGAAGATTCCTCTTCATCAGATGTGGTGTTGGGATCAAGGATTGCAGCGATGGATCAATTCATTAGCAAACTGCAAATGGAGAATAAGATACGAGAGAAGGAGAAGCTTGAAGCTAATAAACAGCTtttgaaaaaagaagaagaaattgctGGTCTGAGGGCGAAACTTGCTGAGGCTGAAGAGAAGAAGAGTGAGGAGGAGATTAATATTAAGGTTAATAACATGTTGAGGGAGGAACTGGAAAAGAAGATACACGAGTGTCAAAAAATGGCTGACCAGGTTGTTGAGATGGAAAGGAGGAAAATGGAACAGAAGATGTTACAACAGCAGAAAGAACTTGAAGTTCTCAGGCGTCGTTTGGAGGAGATCGAGTCTGAATTAACTTGCTCCAACGAAAACAGGTATAAAAATGTCCCATCGTCATCTACGGAGGGAAgcaattttgcaaaaaaactGATGGATATGTATGCTGATGAGGATCCGGGGATGGAGAAATCCATGGATTTGGATAAATCATTGGATATGGAGATGGGTAAACGTGACCATAAAGCTAATAACAGCTCTAGCATTCAGGCAATTCTTGGTTACCCCTTTATGGAGAATCTGAAGAATGAAGAATATGAGGATAATGTTTATGTCCCAAGTTTAACAAGTAAAACTTATTTGAGTACCGTGTTCGAGGAAGATGAGGAGGAAGAACAAGAACAAACAGAGGAAGTGCAGAAAGAAGTCATTGAGGAAAAGAGGGTATATTTAGATTCAGTCAAGAATTCTCCCACCCCTGCTCTTAAATTCGATATCGATTCCTTGTTAGCACCCTCTGACTCTGAGTGTACTGGTCAAGATTCAGCCTCGTCTAGGCATTTACGCATCCAAAATATATTTACACTCTGTGGAAATTACAGAGAGCTTTCTCGCACAGCCACTCCATTACCTGCTACTAACAAGAGTACTGAGAGTCCACTAGACAAGGCTGAAGTCAAACAGAGCCTGGTGGACAAAATGACGAGCCATGCTGTCTCTGATTCGAAGGAAAACTGCAGCCCCTTGAGTTGTTCAAATGACAAGACCGATGTGGTGGAAGTTGTTGTGAAATGGGAAGCTGCTTCGACTGAAAATGGTGGGAAAGTTATTACAACTGTGAGACTTGTAAAAGATGCAACCCTAGCAGACTTAAGGAAGCTCATTGAAATCTATCTTGCTGCTGATAATCAAGCTTTCACATTTCTTGCACTTGGGGAG GACCCAACATGTGCACCAGTGGCAAAAGAAGAGGAGGCATGCATGCTGGCAAGCAAACTCCCGACATGCAGCACTGCCCAAATGAAGAGGCAGTATCTTGCTTGTCTACGTCCAGGAAAGAAACTTAGCTCAAATCCTATCCCAATTACTTCTCTGGAACACAAGCTGCCATTCAATTCACCAGAAAATAAGCTCCCGTTCACTTCTCTGGAAAACAAGCTCCCGTTTACTTCACTGGAAAACAAGCTCCCGTTCACTTCACTGGAAAACAAGCTCCCATTCACTTCACTGGAAAACAAGGTTACATCAGTTTCTTCCGATTCCTTTTCACCTAACCTAGCTGCATTACCGCATTTTTAG